From a single Paenibacillus sp. FSL W8-0426 genomic region:
- a CDS encoding ABC transporter substrate-binding protein: MKQQGFRALSAALMIAALSALLVACGNPSSNGSGEGETTAAASNESQATTEAAGKEETTAEAENTSETRIFKDWSGHEVEVPTHPQRVIYHGEVTGDLLVLGVVPVGILKNEGTVFDDQVAEAEDVGFPISVEKSLELNPDLIIFSNDDAAQYDRISKVAPTVTFNSFWPLEERIRFLGDLLNKKQEAETWLAAHAKATEDMWKQLREHGLNEDETASVFTMYPGNRLFVMAGAGLPQLLYGEGGMKPTPEIQKVLDEGLGFIEISQEKLPEIAGDRIFILNAVGQEAQQSTEDLTKSEVWNNLPAVKEGKVYRFDIVKASSDATSREWLLKELPKQMLQ; the protein is encoded by the coding sequence ATGAAACAACAAGGCTTTCGCGCACTGAGCGCAGCACTGATGATCGCGGCGTTATCCGCGCTGCTGGTTGCTTGCGGCAATCCGTCTTCCAATGGTTCAGGCGAAGGAGAAACAACGGCGGCCGCGTCGAACGAGTCTCAGGCAACAACCGAAGCAGCCGGAAAAGAAGAGACTACTGCAGAAGCGGAAAACACAAGCGAGACCAGAATTTTTAAAGATTGGAGCGGTCATGAGGTAGAGGTTCCGACCCATCCGCAGCGTGTCATTTACCATGGCGAAGTTACGGGGGATCTGTTGGTCCTTGGCGTTGTTCCTGTAGGTATCCTCAAAAATGAAGGGACCGTGTTCGACGATCAAGTGGCTGAAGCGGAGGACGTCGGCTTTCCAATCAGCGTTGAAAAGTCGCTTGAGCTGAATCCCGACCTGATCATTTTCTCTAATGACGACGCAGCGCAGTATGACCGCATTTCAAAAGTTGCCCCGACCGTGACGTTTAATTCCTTCTGGCCGTTAGAGGAGAGAATTCGCTTTTTGGGCGATCTGTTGAACAAAAAGCAAGAGGCAGAGACCTGGCTGGCTGCCCATGCCAAAGCGACAGAGGACATGTGGAAGCAGCTGCGCGAGCACGGGCTTAACGAAGACGAAACCGCGTCGGTATTCACGATGTATCCGGGGAACCGATTGTTCGTGATGGCCGGTGCCGGATTGCCACAGCTGCTTTACGGAGAGGGCGGCATGAAACCGACTCCCGAGATTCAGAAGGTGTTGGACGAAGGGCTTGGTTTTATCGAGATTTCGCAGGAAAAATTGCCGGAAATCGCCGGAGACCGCATTTTCATTCTTAATGCCGTGGGCCAGGAAGCGCAGCAATCGACGGAAGATTTGACCAAGAGCGAGGTATGGAACAACCTGCCCGCTGTGAAGGAGGGAAAGGTGTATCGCTTCGATATCGTCAAAGCATCGAGCGATGCCACTTCCAGAGAGTGGCTCTTAAAGGAGCTGCCGAAACAGATGCTTCAATAA
- a CDS encoding AraC family transcriptional regulator: MQKMNANGAPLFFAAFLFRYRHIERCIEQSGQVMLEVSCDRHTLLFCEQGEGRIYIGRESHPFVSGKIYPLAPGENYQLEHDRPNALKYIVLHYDAVHMVTGDPELYTRPLFEMRDRLNGFSPAQISGMLDLLHSGRQYRTDAEYSRLNVQFHKLMELIVTRYTLPKTEQSPEARVQGTIQYVDEHYAQDISVQKLARLANLRPAQFTALFRQITGRKPLEYVNYVRIEQAKEWLALSDEPLRDIASRVGFRDEYYFSRRFRKHTGLAPRQYDKSLQRQTLVQDWAGHELNIPRTPERILFYGESAGDLLALGIPVLDHASHDALTPLDLEWTVQKQPDLILFDSSNEQLYQRLSRIAPTLMYNSHADLEERMCRVGSWFGMGAEAEAWLGAYHRRSEEMWDSVQPWIRPGETASVLVHHRGARLFVMGNIGLAPFLYHPKGFIPVSKVQDALSAGRAYKEISTDSVSQYAGDRIFVMMPESDTARMATEHLFESDEWKALHAVKSGQVYKLEERVWNMGDALTSCRLQTLLPELLNGLDVSV; encoded by the coding sequence ATGCAAAAAATGAATGCAAACGGCGCTCCTTTATTTTTCGCGGCATTCCTGTTTCGATATCGTCATATCGAACGGTGCATCGAGCAATCCGGTCAAGTCATGCTTGAAGTGAGCTGTGACCGTCACACCCTCCTGTTCTGCGAGCAGGGAGAAGGCCGCATATATATTGGCCGAGAGTCTCATCCGTTTGTTTCAGGAAAAATCTATCCCTTGGCTCCGGGAGAAAACTATCAGCTGGAGCATGATCGCCCGAATGCCTTGAAATATATAGTGCTCCATTATGATGCTGTACATATGGTAACCGGTGATCCCGAACTGTACACACGTCCTCTTTTTGAAATGAGGGATCGGCTGAACGGATTTTCGCCGGCCCAGATCAGCGGCATGCTTGATTTGCTGCATTCGGGTCGACAGTATCGGACGGATGCGGAATATAGCCGGCTGAACGTGCAATTTCATAAATTGATGGAACTGATCGTGACCCGGTACACGTTGCCCAAAACGGAACAAAGCCCGGAAGCCCGGGTACAAGGCACGATTCAATACGTGGACGAGCACTATGCGCAGGATATCAGCGTTCAAAAATTGGCCAGGCTTGCCAATCTGCGCCCCGCACAATTTACGGCATTGTTCAGGCAAATTACGGGCCGCAAGCCCCTTGAATACGTAAATTACGTACGCATTGAACAGGCCAAGGAATGGCTGGCGTTGTCCGATGAACCGCTGCGGGATATTGCAAGCCGGGTAGGTTTTCGGGATGAATATTATTTCAGCAGACGTTTCCGTAAGCACACCGGTTTGGCCCCCCGCCAATATGACAAATCCCTTCAACGGCAAACGCTTGTTCAGGATTGGGCAGGGCATGAATTGAACATTCCCCGGACCCCCGAGCGCATATTGTTTTACGGAGAGTCGGCAGGGGACCTGCTTGCGCTCGGCATTCCCGTCCTTGACCACGCATCGCACGACGCTTTGACGCCCCTCGATTTGGAGTGGACCGTACAGAAGCAGCCGGATTTGATTTTGTTCGACAGCAGCAACGAGCAGCTGTACCAGCGTCTTTCCCGCATTGCGCCTACGCTGATGTACAACTCCCATGCGGATTTGGAAGAACGTATGTGCAGAGTGGGCAGCTGGTTTGGCATGGGAGCGGAAGCAGAGGCGTGGCTGGGCGCTTACCATCGGAGATCGGAGGAGATGTGGGACAGCGTGCAGCCATGGATTCGGCCTGGGGAAACGGCATCGGTGCTGGTGCATCACCGGGGAGCTCGTTTGTTCGTCATGGGCAACATCGGACTGGCCCCGTTTCTGTATCATCCAAAAGGATTTATTCCGGTGAGCAAGGTGCAGGATGCCTTGTCCGCAGGCCGGGCATATAAGGAAATCTCAACGGATTCGGTTAGCCAGTATGCCGGCGACCGCATCTTTGTCATGATGCCTGAGAGCGATACAGCGCGAATGGCGACGGAGCATTTGTTTGAAAGCGATGAATGGAAGGCGCTGCATGCGGTGAAAAGCGGGCAAGTATACAAACTGGAGGAGCGTGTTTGGAATATGGGAGATGCGCTGACGAGCTGCAGGCTGCAGACCCTGCTGCCGGAGCTGCTGAACGGATTGGACGTGTCGGTCTAA